The region GCACTCTCAGGATGCAGATAACGATAGCCTTACCTACGAACTTGAAATAAGAAACGATAGAAATAATGACGTAATTAGGTACACCGAGCTTAATGATACTGTGCAAACAGTAGAAGGTTTAAATTATGGATATAAATATTTCTGGCAGATAAGGGTTTCAGATAGCCTTAACGATCCTGTATTAAGTGAAGTATATTCTTTTAATACGTTAGAGTTTCCTAAAACAAGATTTATGTATGTGCGGGAGATGAATAATAATAATGTGATTTTTGCTCGCGATTTAAACGGAAATGAATATCAGCTTACTTCTTCTAACCACAATAGTTTTAGACCACGTAAAAATCATCGTACTGATAAAATTGCATTTCTAAGAACCGTAGGCAATCAAACCCATTTATTTACTATGAATCTAGATGGATCGGCCCAAACTCAAATTACTTCAAATATTCCTGTAAACGTCTTTAACCTTGAAAAAGTAGATTTTTCCTGGGCTAATAATGGAGCCAGTTTGGTTTATCCAAATTTTGAAAAATTATATAGGGTAAATGTAACCGGGGGAGGCACAAGCCTAATTTATGAAGAACGCAATGGCAAATTTATAACTGAAGTTGATGTAAGCAACGACAATACCAGAATAGCCTTATTGGTGAATAATGCTAACGGATATAATGCTGAAATTTACACTATAGATATGTCAGGTAATTTTATGGATTCGGTAATATCAGGACTAGATGGTGCCCTGGGAGGATTAAATTTATCGGTAGATAATCAAAGATTATTATATACCCGGGATGTATCGGGTTATGAAAGTGATGATTACCGCCAACTTAATTCAAGAATGTTTATTTATAATTTCAATAGCAATCAAAGTATTGATATTAGTGAAGATAAACCTGAAGGC is a window of Salegentibacter salegens DNA encoding:
- a CDS encoding carboxypeptidase regulatory-like domain-containing protein, whose protein sequence is MKNLKYIFPLLFIFISVGCSEDTIDALQSGSITGTVVTEGDFEPIENVRISTTPATSTVFTDENGEFIIENVPVDEYSVQARKEGLLTQFEGAEVLTDAEVNVIFEMQPANANNRKPDAPTLMSPQDNAEGVATSVDFTWHSQDADNDSLTYELEIRNDRNNDVIRYTELNDTVQTVEGLNYGYKYFWQIRVSDSLNDPVLSEVYSFNTLEFPKTRFMYVREMNNNNVIFARDLNGNEYQLTSSNHNSFRPRKNHRTDKIAFLRTVGNQTHLFTMNLDGSAQTQITSNIPVNVFNLEKVDFSWANNGASLVYPNFEKLYRVNVTGGGTSLIYEERNGKFITEVDVSNDNTRIALLVNNANGYNAEIYTIDMSGNFMDSVISGLDGALGGLNLSVDNQRLLYTRDVSGYESDDYRQLNSRMFIYNFNSNQSIDISEDKPEGTNDLDPRFSPSEAEVTYVNTSNDGISEMFIEQTLIEGGGTASRQELYSNAKMPDWE